The proteins below come from a single Tachypleus tridentatus isolate NWPU-2018 chromosome 13, ASM421037v1, whole genome shotgun sequence genomic window:
- the LOC143240586 gene encoding big defensin-like isoform X3, translated as MKGNIGIAVFYMLLLLLPTDSIGKKMEEEQEKLFRQKRNPVIPAIYIGATVGPSVWAGLVAFVDVAAVTAANIRRASSDNHSCAGNRGWCRSKCSRHEYVDTYHSAVCGRYFCCRPR; from the exons atGAAAGGAAACATCGGTATTGCTGTGTTCTACATGTTGTTACTTCTACTTCCAACAGACAGTATTGGGAAGAAGATGGAAGAAGAGCAAGAGAAACTTTTCAGAcaa AAACGAAATCCTGTCATTCCAGCAATTTACATTGGAGCAACTGTTGGGCCTTCAGTTTGGGCTGGTCTGGTCGCTTTTGTTGATGTCGCTGCCGTTACTGCTGCAAATATAAGACGAGCCT CTTCTGATAACCATTCCTGTGCTGGCAACAGAGGTTGGTGTAGGTCAAAGTGTTCCCGTCACGAATATGTGGACACTTACCACAGTGCTGTATGTGGAAGATACTTTTGCTGCAGACCACGCTAA
- the LOC143240586 gene encoding big defensin-like isoform X1: protein MYLRNTMKGNIGIAVFYMLLLLLPTDSIGKKMEEEQEKLFRQKRNPVIPAIYIGATVGPSVWAGLVAFVDVAAVTAANIRRASSDNHSCAGNRGWCRSKCSRHEYVDTYHSAVCGRYFCCRPR from the exons ATGTACCTCAG aaacacaatGAAAGGAAACATCGGTATTGCTGTGTTCTACATGTTGTTACTTCTACTTCCAACAGACAGTATTGGGAAGAAGATGGAAGAAGAGCAAGAGAAACTTTTCAGAcaa AAACGAAATCCTGTCATTCCAGCAATTTACATTGGAGCAACTGTTGGGCCTTCAGTTTGGGCTGGTCTGGTCGCTTTTGTTGATGTCGCTGCCGTTACTGCTGCAAATATAAGACGAGCCT CTTCTGATAACCATTCCTGTGCTGGCAACAGAGGTTGGTGTAGGTCAAAGTGTTCCCGTCACGAATATGTGGACACTTACCACAGTGCTGTATGTGGAAGATACTTTTGCTGCAGACCACGCTAA